From a single Bacteroidia bacterium genomic region:
- a CDS encoding nucleotidyltransferase domain-containing protein has protein sequence MTIEQLKTSGWIIFECISGSKAYGLDLPTSDTDIKGVFVLPEDHYLSLDYIDQIANKTNDIVYYEIGRFISLLHKNNPNLLEMTAMPENMILYKHPVFDLIRTEDFLAKTSRNAFAGYAVQQIKKARGLNKKILNPMGEARKSILDFCYVTEGQGSRPLPLWLRENNLMQEQCGLVNIDHMKDYYALFYDDSGAYEFKGIMQKTTANEVLLSSIPKGLKPLTYLYFNQDGYSTYCKDFREYHEWVEKRNEHRYENTLEHGKNYDAKNMMHTFRLLDMAIEILSEGQVVVRRPNREELLAIRAGKFTYEELIEQANQKLEQVNKLYETSPLPEKSDKKRANKILVEIRKTIWHDRA, from the coding sequence ATGACGATCGAACAACTCAAAACCTCTGGATGGATTATCTTTGAATGTATCAGCGGCAGTAAGGCTTACGGCCTCGATTTGCCGACTTCCGATACCGATATCAAAGGCGTATTTGTATTGCCTGAGGACCATTATCTCAGCCTTGACTATATCGACCAGATCGCCAACAAAACCAACGATATCGTCTATTATGAAATCGGGCGATTTATCAGCTTGCTACACAAAAACAATCCCAACCTTCTGGAAATGACCGCCATGCCGGAGAATATGATATTATACAAACATCCGGTGTTTGACCTGATTCGCACAGAAGACTTTCTGGCAAAAACCAGCAGAAATGCTTTTGCCGGGTACGCTGTGCAGCAGATCAAAAAAGCCCGCGGCCTCAACAAAAAAATCCTCAACCCGATGGGTGAGGCGCGCAAATCCATTTTGGATTTTTGTTACGTGACCGAAGGGCAGGGCTCACGGCCACTCCCTCTTTGGCTGAGAGAAAATAACCTTATGCAGGAGCAATGCGGGCTGGTCAATATTGACCATATGAAGGACTATTATGCCCTTTTTTACGATGATTCCGGCGCGTATGAGTTCAAAGGGATTATGCAAAAAACCACAGCCAATGAGGTTTTGCTCAGCAGTATTCCCAAAGGCCTGAAACCGTTGACTTACCTCTATTTCAATCAGGATGGTTATTCGACCTATTGCAAAGACTTTCGCGAATACCACGAATGGGTGGAAAAACGAAATGAACATCGCTATGAAAATACCCTTGAACATGGCAAAAATTACGATGCAAAAAATATGATGCACACTTTTCGCCTGCTGGATATGGCCATAGAAATACTTTCCGAAGGCCAAGTAGTCGTGCGTCGTCCCAACCGGGAAGAACTGCTGGCGATCCGTGCCGGAAAATTTACGTATGAAGAGCTGATCGAACAGGCAAATCAAAAGCTGGAGCAGGTAAACAAACTGTATGAGACCAGCCCGCTGCCTGAAAAATCCGATAAAAAAAGGGCGAATAAGATATTAGTAGAAATCCGAAAAACAATTTGGCACGACAGGGCTTAG
- a CDS encoding SPFH domain-containing protein — protein sequence MGLFDFIKGQFIDVIEWVDYNRDVLMWKFPDQDKEVKMGAQLTVRESQSAILINEGKMADVFEPGRHELTTRNMPILTTIKSWKYGFESPFKVDVYFFNTRQFVDNKWGTPTPVTIPDSKFGQVEFRAFGSYNFRINDFEAFFKEIGGTNPIITLEDVHGMLRGKLVDRFTEIVAEMAENNFSFVQMQANKTEFVQALIPRISEYFAGFGMELTDFSIQSITLPDELTEYLRKNTQMNMVGDMQRFMQFQAANAMQKSAENPNGGSGGMEMGAGLAMGQMMMNQMNQMNQQNNQQGGNKEMSKDDIMKLLKDLGELKASGILTEEEFNAKKTELLAKL from the coding sequence ATGGGACTTTTCGATTTCATTAAAGGACAGTTTATAGATGTCATTGAGTGGGTGGACTACAACCGCGACGTGCTGATGTGGAAGTTTCCCGATCAGGACAAAGAGGTGAAAATGGGTGCGCAACTTACGGTGCGTGAATCTCAGTCCGCTATCCTCATCAATGAAGGGAAAATGGCCGACGTATTTGAACCCGGCCGTCATGAACTTACTACGCGTAACATGCCCATTCTCACGACCATTAAGTCGTGGAAATATGGCTTTGAATCTCCATTTAAGGTGGATGTGTATTTTTTCAACACCCGCCAGTTTGTAGACAATAAATGGGGTACACCTACGCCGGTTACGATTCCCGACAGCAAATTCGGGCAGGTAGAATTCCGTGCGTTTGGCTCTTACAACTTCCGCATCAACGACTTTGAAGCTTTCTTTAAGGAAATCGGTGGTACCAACCCCATCATTACCCTCGAAGATGTTCACGGTATGCTCAGAGGCAAACTCGTGGATCGCTTCACCGAAATTGTCGCCGAAATGGCCGAAAACAATTTCTCTTTTGTACAAATGCAGGCCAATAAGACTGAGTTTGTACAGGCGCTGATCCCACGTATCTCCGAATATTTTGCCGGATTTGGTATGGAGCTTACCGATTTCTCCATCCAGAGCATTACACTTCCCGACGAACTGACCGAATACCTCCGCAAAAATACCCAGATGAATATGGTGGGCGACATGCAGCGGTTTATGCAGTTTCAGGCTGCCAACGCCATGCAGAAGTCTGCTGAAAACCCCAATGGGGGGAGCGGTGGAATGGAAATGGGCGCAGGCCTTGCTATGGGACAAATGATGATGAATCAGATGAACCAGATGAACCAGCAAAACAATCAGCAGGGCGGAAATAAAGAAATGTCCAAAGACGATATTATGAAACTGTTGAAAGATCTCGGAGAACTGAAAGCCTCCGGTATCCTCACGGAAGAAGAATTTAACGCCAAAAAGACAGAGCTTCTTGCAAAACTTTAG
- a CDS encoding DUF2480 family protein — protein sequence MSGEIVNRIANSPIITFKLEEHYPQGDRLLLDIKDQLFQGMILRERDFRAWIKSHDWQQYEGKHVAINCSADAIIQTWAWMLLEVSLQPFAKTVVFGSLEDLETQLWRNVLDNISFPEFADRPVVVKGCTNIQIPTSVYVEVTRRMMPYVKKLSFGEPCSTVPVYKKGAEGSE from the coding sequence ATGAGTGGAGAGATTGTAAACAGAATTGCCAACAGCCCGATTATTACTTTTAAGCTGGAAGAACATTATCCCCAGGGGGACCGGCTTTTGCTCGATATCAAAGACCAGTTGTTTCAGGGCATGATTCTTCGTGAACGAGACTTTCGCGCATGGATCAAATCACATGACTGGCAACAATATGAGGGTAAACATGTCGCCATCAACTGCTCGGCAGATGCCATTATTCAGACCTGGGCATGGATGCTTTTGGAAGTAAGTCTCCAACCTTTTGCAAAAACCGTCGTCTTTGGTTCGTTGGAAGACCTTGAAACACAGCTCTGGCGCAATGTTCTGGATAATATATCATTTCCCGAATTTGCCGACAGGCCGGTAGTGGTGAAAGGTTGCACCAACATACAAATACCCACAAGTGTGTATGTTGAAGTCACCCGCAGGATGATGCCCTACGTCAAAAAACTGAGCTTCGGAGAGCCCTGCTCCACCGTGCCGGTGTACAAAAAAGGAGCCGAAGGCAGTGAGTGA
- the hflX gene encoding GTPase HflX — protein sequence MIEKQKLTRDNVEERAILVGVCTREMTFEQAKEYLDELAFLTETAGAKAVRSFIQRLDKPVPATYVGSGKLDEIKAALIESEANMVIFDDDLSPSQIRNIDRALEVKVLDRSSLILHIFSERAQTAQARTQVDLAQYQYLLPRLAGMWTHLSRQKGGIGLKGAGEKEIETDRRIIRDRISMLEDQLEKIDKQDAERRKNRSEFVRVALVGYTNVGKSTLMNLFSKSDVLAENKLFATLDTTVRKVAFSGIPFLLSDTVGFIRKLPHHLVESFKSTLAESKESDILIHVVDASHPKFEDQIANVKETLRSLDIRDRSIITVFNKIDLLTEEAQAHLQNSWLVKENAPSVMISAESRLNVDTLRTLITQLLVEKYTAKSHTGTHHFLENYQYYELNNIE from the coding sequence ATGATTGAAAAACAAAAACTTACACGGGACAATGTAGAGGAAAGGGCCATACTTGTAGGGGTATGTACCCGTGAAATGACTTTTGAGCAGGCGAAAGAATATTTGGATGAACTGGCTTTTCTGACGGAAACAGCAGGTGCAAAGGCCGTCCGCAGTTTTATTCAGCGTCTGGATAAGCCGGTTCCCGCTACCTATGTGGGTTCTGGAAAACTGGATGAAATAAAAGCCGCGCTGATCGAATCCGAAGCGAATATGGTGATTTTTGACGATGACCTGTCGCCTTCCCAAATACGGAATATCGACCGGGCACTGGAAGTGAAGGTGCTGGACAGATCTTCGTTGATTTTGCATATTTTCTCCGAAAGGGCGCAGACCGCACAGGCCAGAACGCAGGTCGATCTGGCGCAATATCAATATCTACTGCCCCGTCTTGCGGGTATGTGGACGCACCTTTCCCGCCAAAAAGGAGGTATCGGCCTTAAGGGAGCCGGTGAAAAAGAAATTGAAACGGACCGGCGAATCATTCGCGACCGGATCTCCATGCTGGAAGACCAACTGGAAAAAATTGACAAGCAGGATGCGGAGCGCCGGAAAAACAGATCTGAATTTGTGCGTGTAGCACTGGTGGGCTATACCAACGTGGGAAAATCCACGCTGATGAACCTGTTTTCCAAGTCGGACGTGCTGGCCGAAAATAAACTGTTTGCCACCCTGGATACCACCGTGCGCAAAGTAGCTTTCAGCGGGATTCCTTTTCTGCTTTCTGATACCGTTGGGTTTATCCGCAAATTGCCCCACCACCTTGTCGAGTCTTTTAAAAGTACCCTTGCCGAATCAAAAGAATCAGATATCCTCATTCATGTGGTGGATGCCTCTCATCCCAAATTTGAAGACCAGATAGCCAATGTCAAAGAAACGCTGAGAAGCCTTGATATCCGCGATCGCAGTATTATTACAGTTTTTAATAAAATCGATCTTTTGACAGAGGAGGCACAAGCGCATCTGCAAAATAGCTGGCTGGTGAAAGAAAATGCACCATCAGTGATGATTTCGGCAGAATCCCGCCTGAATGTCGATACCCTTCGTACGTTGATAACCCAGTTGCTCGTTGAAAAATATACCGCAAAATCACATACAGGGACGCATCATTTTCTGGAAAATTATCAATACTACGAACTGAACAATATTGAATAA